One genomic window of Halorubrum hochsteinianum includes the following:
- a CDS encoding oligosaccharyl transferase, archaeosortase A system-associated, producing the protein MSAQTDTDEDGERSALDVLQRWYHVPLLLGAVAFMLWTRLRSYGNFTQNGEVYFRGNDPWYHLRETTYLMENYPNTLPFDPWTGFPVGRSAGQFGTLWDHIMAVGVWIARPIMGSTEEVMLVMAPIAGALVAIPTYFIARRFTGRVAALGGAITLALLPGTFFSYSLVGFPDHSAAEVLFQSIAVLAFLVAFAVAECEKPVWELVVDRDFEALKRPVSYAAAAGVALGLYIWTWQPGVLLVGITGIYLAVKLTSDVYHGRSPEPVAFAGAVAMTVTAVMQLIALDTFGFNTTAYSLLQVILPLGVAIGAVFLAWLAREWEARNLDVSTYPPAVGGLIVASAGVVWLAIPSLWSTLTGNLLNFVGFSSSATFRTIGEGGPPLQDATFTNFVLSQYGLAFFLALAAILYILARPLYRSDDTNHTLYIPAALAVVGSVYAVPQAYDAIGGVVGVSWQVVGLVVAAAFLVGATFLVEYDAEELYFVVWAAFIGSAAFTQSRFNYYLAVVVAVGTAYFLQVALDALDLTSLDAVRDIEGWQVLTVVAVLAVLLVPLVGVATPVWTAGNSSNPGSVVQWDESLQWMNDETPQPGELEGADNAMDPYDTYERPADGDFDYPEGAYGVQSWWDYGHWITTRAERIPNANPFQQNAGEAADYLLAPSEEQAADVLASQSTEGNQTRYVMVDWQMASPNSKFNAPVTFYSGNETVRDFNELLYQRVQGQNGQQGGLRAAIQTRTQRYHESQMIRLYQHHGSAVEPDPVVLDWEPQTAETQSGEQVDIKVLPSEGQPVQRFDNLSAARSYVEEDGSAQIGGVMGVPTERVDALEHYRLVHATQAPGRSPYAQQAHILAQRFGVDLQATFGESLFGAFSDDFVKTFERVPGATVEGSGAEPGQEVEATVEMRKPNGQTFEYTQYATADENGEFELTLPYSTTGYDEFGPENGYTNTSVRATGPYNVTTAQTTGEDLYTTEQFGQVEVTEGQVVGEDDATATVELEERIVDCPSGDPACPVDDGGDEGSDGGDTTNSTDSASVFGAAEPVTAVDAASATATGDASA; encoded by the coding sequence ACCACCTCCGCGAGACGACGTATCTCATGGAGAACTATCCGAACACGCTCCCGTTCGACCCGTGGACCGGGTTCCCAGTCGGCCGAAGTGCCGGCCAGTTCGGGACGCTCTGGGACCACATCATGGCGGTGGGCGTCTGGATTGCCCGTCCGATCATGGGCAGCACCGAGGAAGTCATGCTCGTCATGGCTCCGATCGCGGGCGCACTCGTCGCGATCCCGACGTACTTCATCGCGCGCCGGTTCACCGGTCGCGTCGCCGCGCTCGGCGGGGCCATTACTCTCGCGCTCCTCCCCGGAACCTTCTTCAGCTACTCGCTTGTCGGCTTCCCCGACCACAGCGCAGCCGAAGTCCTCTTCCAGAGCATCGCCGTCCTCGCGTTCCTCGTCGCCTTCGCCGTCGCAGAGTGCGAGAAACCCGTCTGGGAACTCGTCGTCGACCGCGACTTCGAGGCCCTGAAACGCCCCGTCTCGTACGCGGCCGCCGCCGGCGTCGCGCTCGGGCTGTACATCTGGACGTGGCAGCCCGGCGTTCTCCTCGTCGGGATTACCGGCATCTACCTCGCGGTGAAACTCACGAGCGACGTCTACCACGGCCGGAGCCCCGAACCGGTCGCGTTCGCCGGTGCGGTCGCGATGACCGTCACGGCTGTGATGCAACTGATCGCGCTCGACACGTTCGGATTCAATACGACCGCCTACTCGCTCCTCCAAGTCATTCTCCCGCTCGGCGTCGCGATCGGCGCGGTCTTCCTTGCGTGGCTCGCCCGCGAGTGGGAGGCGCGCAACCTCGACGTCTCGACGTACCCGCCGGCTGTCGGCGGACTTATCGTCGCGTCGGCGGGCGTCGTCTGGCTCGCCATCCCCTCGCTGTGGTCGACGCTCACCGGGAACCTCCTCAACTTCGTCGGGTTCAGCTCCAGCGCCACCTTCCGGACTATCGGTGAAGGAGGCCCGCCGCTCCAGGACGCCACGTTCACGAACTTCGTCCTCTCGCAGTACGGGCTCGCCTTCTTCCTCGCGCTCGCCGCAATTCTCTATATCCTCGCGCGCCCGCTGTATCGCTCCGACGACACCAACCACACGCTGTACATCCCGGCCGCGCTCGCCGTGGTCGGCTCCGTCTACGCGGTCCCGCAGGCCTACGACGCGATCGGCGGCGTCGTCGGCGTGAGCTGGCAGGTGGTCGGGCTCGTCGTCGCCGCGGCGTTCCTCGTCGGGGCGACGTTCCTCGTCGAGTACGACGCCGAGGAGCTGTACTTCGTCGTGTGGGCCGCGTTCATCGGGAGCGCCGCGTTCACCCAGTCCCGGTTCAACTACTACCTCGCCGTCGTGGTCGCGGTCGGGACGGCGTACTTCCTCCAGGTCGCGCTCGACGCCTTAGATCTCACGTCGCTCGACGCCGTCCGCGACATCGAGGGCTGGCAGGTGCTGACCGTCGTCGCGGTGCTCGCCGTCCTCCTCGTTCCGCTCGTCGGCGTCGCCACGCCGGTCTGGACCGCCGGCAACTCCAGTAACCCCGGCAGCGTCGTCCAGTGGGACGAGAGCCTCCAGTGGATGAACGACGAGACGCCCCAGCCGGGCGAACTCGAGGGCGCGGACAACGCGATGGACCCGTACGACACCTACGAGCGACCCGCAGACGGCGACTTCGACTACCCCGAGGGAGCGTACGGCGTCCAGTCATGGTGGGACTACGGCCACTGGATCACCACCCGCGCTGAGCGCATCCCGAACGCGAACCCGTTCCAGCAGAACGCCGGCGAAGCGGCCGACTACCTGCTCGCGCCGAGCGAAGAGCAGGCGGCCGACGTGCTCGCGAGCCAGAGCACCGAGGGGAACCAGACCCGCTACGTGATGGTCGACTGGCAGATGGCGTCGCCGAACTCCAAGTTCAACGCGCCGGTTACCTTCTACAGCGGCAACGAGACGGTCCGCGACTTCAACGAGCTGCTCTACCAGCGCGTCCAAGGCCAGAACGGCCAGCAGGGCGGGCTTCGGGCCGCGATCCAGACCCGCACCCAACGCTATCACGAGAGCCAGATGATCCGGCTCTACCAGCACCACGGGAGCGCGGTCGAACCCGATCCGGTGGTGTTGGACTGGGAGCCGCAGACGGCCGAAACGCAGTCCGGCGAACAGGTCGACATCAAGGTCCTCCCGAGCGAGGGACAGCCGGTCCAGCGGTTCGACAACCTCTCGGCCGCCCGGTCGTACGTCGAGGAGGACGGCTCGGCGCAGATCGGCGGCGTGATGGGCGTGCCCACCGAGCGCGTCGATGCGCTCGAACACTACCGGCTGGTTCACGCCACGCAGGCTCCCGGCCGGTCGCCGTACGCGCAGCAGGCGCACATCCTCGCCCAGCGGTTCGGCGTCGACCTCCAAGCGACGTTCGGCGAGTCGCTGTTCGGCGCGTTCAGCGACGATTTCGTCAAGACGTTCGAACGCGTGCCGGGCGCGACCGTCGAGGGCTCGGGCGCAGAGCCCGGTCAGGAGGTCGAGGCGACCGTCGAGATGCGGAAGCCGAACGGGCAGACGTTCGAGTACACGCAGTACGCGACCGCGGACGAGAACGGCGAGTTCGAACTCACGCTCCCGTACTCGACGACGGGCTACGACGAGTTCGGCCCCGAGAACGGGTACACGAACACGAGCGTCCGCGCGACCGGTCCGTACAACGTCACCACCGCGCAGACGACGGGTGAGGACCTGTACACCACCGAGCAGTTCGGGCAGGTCGAGGTGACCGAAGGGCAGGTCGTCGGCGAGGACGACGCGACGGCGACCGTCGAACTCGAAGAGCGGATCGTCGACTGCCCGAGCGGCGACCCCGCGTGTCCCGTCGACGACGGGGGCGACGAGGGCAGCGACGGCGGCGACACGACG